GCTGCAATTGGGGAGAGATCCGGCTTTTTTCTGTCAGAGGTAGAGACAATTTCGACTTCCAGAGGAAAGTCGGAAATTGTTTTCAGTGCCAGCAGTCCTGCGGATACAGCCAGAGCGACATGTTGCTGGTTATCATGAAGAACAAGAATACGTAGTTTTCCAGTTACTGATAATTTGTCAGCCAGAGCGAGATCTGCTCCGAGACAAGCAGGCAAAAGATTGATAGCAACATTAAGTCGTTGCTTATCTTCAGACCAGAGGATATCTGCAAAACAAATCCTGGAAAGCAACAGTATGAGTAAAAGAAAACCTCTCCAAAGGGAGTGTATCTTTTCACTGCTGGTAGTTTTAGTCTCCATGATAACCAGTCAATGGATAAGTTCAGGGTTCGTTACCGCTGACCCAAACAAACAGCTTGGCTGTAATATTATTATCAGCCTGGTAGGTAGCAATCGAAAACAGGCCATCCGGTGCTGCTCTTCGACCCTGTGAAATAATCAAATCTCTCTCCTTGTGCCTTGATTGGCAAGTTTTCATAAGCAATTGGGCGCAACAGTGCAGTATTAAAAGGCCCGTTTATTGTATGTCGTAATTCAAAGATAACCACCAGCGTCGTCCAGGACGATGATAGTCATCGGGGTAGGGTAAAAATGCATCTCCTTCAAAATTGGTCGTCAGTTGTTGAGGATATCTGACTGTTTCATCAGTCAGGTTTTTAATGCCAAAAAGAAACTTCAAACCAGCTATGGAGCCATAGTGACCTATGGTTAGATCATATTGTGTGGTAGCTGATAAGCTGGAGCGGGAATCGAGATTAGCTCGGCTACGTTCACCTACATAGGATATTTGCAGTGAGGTTGACCAGTTCTCTATAGGTTTCCAGATTATTCCCAAATTAGCCAGCCACTCGGCACCACCAGGCAGATCTTCTCCACTGTCCTTAAAGTGGGCATCTACAAAGGAGAGATTACCGTCCAATTTCAAGTTATTTCCAAAGCGTTGTTGATACTCAAATTCAAAGCCTTTAAGACGTGCATTTTCAGCATTGATGTAGCCACCGAAATTGATTTCATCAAAGACTATTGGATCAATGAGATCTGATTGAAATAATATAAAATTACTGCGCCAGTCATTTTTTTTGATGATATAGGCAATTTCAGTGCTGTTGATTGCGCTTAGCGAAACTTTACCTTTTCCCGGGTTTTGTAATTCATAGAAAGTGGGGGGGCGGAAACTTCTGGCATACTGCAGTTTTATGATGTTATCAGGTGAAACCCGCCAGACACCGGCTAATCTTGGGCTCGTTGGGTTGTCGAGATCGCTGTAGTCGTCGTAACGTAAGGTGGCCGTTAATGTAAAAGCATCACTGTAACGAAACTGGTCCTGTGCTATCAAAGTGAAAATGTGCCTTTCCCGCTCAGTATCAATCCAGTTAGGGGATAGCTCAAATGGGAGGTCAGGCCACTCCCAGCCAGCTTCCTGAATCGAGGTGTCTGTGGATTTAACAGTCAGAAACATTTCATGTTGAGTGTTCGGTTGCCAATAGATATCGGCAGCAATTTCATATTTTCTCTCTTTGTAATGGGAATCTAGATAAATAGGGTAGGGAGTAATAAAGCCTGCAGGGTAGATATAGAGTTGATCCCTGTCACGTTCATGTTCCAGAATCTCAAATGTGATTTCTGTGTGAATTTTATCAGTGAGTTTGTGTTGATTACCGAAACGATAAGAGCTGTATGTCTGTTTGGATGCCAGGCGGCCGTCTGCAGGAGGAAGGAAATGGTTTATCCCAAAATGATCACCATAGGCATCATCAAGTAGTTTTGCAGAGGCAAACCATCCCTGCCATTTCAAGTTAAAAAATATACCCTGATATTTTTTTGCTTCGTTTGTTGGTCCAGGTGCATTCGAAAGTTCTCTCTGACCAGTGTGGTACCAGGCATCCTCTTCAACCTCCACATCATGACCATCGCCTTCAAGCCCTGAGATATTGATTGAGGCAGTCAGATCGTTGTTGCTGTCGTGCCAGTACCAGTAACCACCTAAACCAGAGTGAGAATCATCTTCATAATGAGTATGTAAACCAGTTGAGGCTTGCTTGGTAAGGATATTGACAACACCGGCATAGGCATACTCACCATAAACGGATGCCCCAGCACCGCGAATTACTTCAATACGCTCTATCTGTTCAATCGGTATGTTGAGGGCCGGATTGGCCGTTCCCAGTAGAGTGGAATTCAACGAAACTCCATCGACGAGTATTTTTACATTTCCTGAAGCATACCCATGTCCAACTCCTCTGCTGAGCATCTGTTTCTCACCTGTGAATTCCATTCCTAAACTGATACCGGGTACTAGTCCGAGCGCTTCCCAAACAGTTCTGGCTCCGCGAGCCAAAAGTTCATCCCCATAGAGAATGCTCGCCAATCCGGGAATATAGTCAGTGTTCATTCTACTTTTGGTAGCCAATTCGGTCTGACTGTCCAGCAAGGAGAGTAAATCACGCATCTCCTGTTCTTCACTGGCATCAGAGCCGCTGGCCTGACTGCAGTAACTAATGAGCAGAGTGCTGAAACAACGAGGTAGGAAGGATGGAAAATGTATGAATCTCGTTCGCGCGGATGTTGACTTAAACTGTGTCTTAGTGCTTGGGCAGGAAGTAGTCATGAAACAGGTAAATAACCTTCAGAGACCAACTAACCACGTCCTGCTGACAGCAACAGTACTGATATAAACGCAGTTTATAAATTGGTGTGCTGTAAATTCCACTATTTCAATCAGATTATGGCACGAAAGGAGGGATATTGAAATCTGCTACTATGGGAATTTCTTTAATTCCTACAGTAGGATGGTAGGAAACCATAGTTAACCAGGTGGTAGGGTATTTGCAATATTCATGACGGTCACTCTGGATACCAATTTCGTACAAAAATAGTTGGTTATGGATACGTGATTAACCGATAGTAAGTAGATTGGTTGAGTTCAATAGTGTGTAGATGAGTGAAGCAAGCAGTCCGGCAACAGGGAGTGTGATTACCCATGCTATGAGGATGCGTATAAATGTCGATCGTTTGACCAGCTCTTTACGATGGAGTTTGTTAAGTGACTTTCTGTCTTTTTCAGTGATTTTCGAGATTATGTCACTTTCATTGAGTCCTTTGAGGAGCTTACCCTTTTCGTGAAATGACGATTCTTTAAACTGATGAATGAACTTGTCAATCTCCTGCTGATTTTGTTTGGTTGCATGGCGCCTTAAAATTTCCATGGAGACTGCATATCTTTTTTTCAGATTTTCACGCAGAAAGCCAATTCCGAAAATAGCACCAACGGTAGTATGGGTGCTACTCACAGGGATACCCAGGAGGCTGGCAAATAGAACCGTGATAGTTACAGAGGTGACAACACAGAATGCCCTGATTTGATCAAATTCAGTAATTTCAAAACCAATGGTTTTGATCATACGTTTTCCATACAACACGATTCCCAAGGGAATTCCGATTGCACCAATCAGCAACACCCAGGTAGGTAACGCTGAATGATTTATACTCTGGTCAGAAACCAATGCCTCTTTTATGGCAATGACAGGACCTATTGCGTTGGCAACATCATTGGAACCATGGGCAAAGCTCAATAATCCTGCAGCGATGAGAAGTGGAATGTTGAAGTGACGGTTAACAGCGGATTTTGTATTGGGTAGGAGTGCTACATGTTGTTTGATGATTGGTTTGATAATCAAAAAAATACCCAAGCCAACACTCAAACCACAAAGCAGAGCGATATCTAACTCCGTCCGCCAACTACTTTTCAATCCCTTGGTAAGTAGATAGGTGGTAAACGTGAAGGCCATTAAACCCACAAACACCGGAACCAGCCTTTCTGTAGCGCGCGACATATCAGTATGGTAGGTGATATTGCGCTTGATCAGATAGAGAAGTAGTGCAGCAATTGCACTACCCAGCAGGGGAGAGAGGATCCAGCTGATGGTGATTGTCCCCAGCGCTTGCCAGTTGACAACGGCCGCTCCGCCAATAGTAATGCCGGCACCGAGTACAGCGCCAACGATCGTATGGGTAGTGGATACCGGAGTACCTGTTGCGGTCGCAATATTCAGCCAGAGACCACTGGCAAGCAGAGCACTGATCATCACCAGTACAATCTCTCTGGCGCCTCCAAGTTGCTGTTGCTCTACAATGCCGTGCTTGATTGTACTGATAACTTCACTACCCGCGAGGAACGCTCCGAAAAACTCAAATATGGCCGCTAATACAACAGCACCGGAAAGAGTGATTACCGCAGAGCCAACCAACGGACCGATATTGTTTCCGGCATCGTTAGCCCCAATATTGAGTGCCATGTAGCCACAGATTATGGCGGTCATCAGTATCAGGTCATGTCCACCCATGCCGTTGAAAAAAAGGTGGGAAGAGAAGGCAATCGCAACAAAAAAAACTACCGCAATCAGATGATGCAGATAGTAAAGCGGATGGTAGGATGAGAGCGATTTGCCACGAAAGTACTGCATCATCTTAATCGGTATTGTAAAAGCCTGTTAACATCGCGGATTATCGGTACTTGGGTCAGCTGCAAGAGAATGTCTTGGCTGTAGCAGTTACTGCGGATCAGCTGACTGTTAAAGCGATAAGACAATATGCTAGTTTGCACTCTGCATATCACGTATGAATTCGTCTGAACGTTTTATCGATTGGTTCATTCGATTGATCAGATTGGTGATATCCGCTTTCAGATTGCCGAACTCTCCACGTAGGGAGCCGATGGCCTGGGCATTCAGGTTATGTTTCAGATAGAGTACGTTATCACGGAAGTTATTGAGTACGGGCTGCATGGTCTTCTCAGCCTGACGCATGGATTTGAGCATGCTCCTGTAGCGGCTCTTGGTTTTGCTCAGCTGTTGTTTACTGGCGGCTTTTAATTTTTGATTTTCGTAGAGTTCTAACTCTTCCTGCCACTCTTCAAACAGATCCTCTGCAACAGATTCGACCTTGTCAATCCGGTCAGTGACCTCTTGAGCCGCACTCTCACTCGATTCAAATTCGTGGTTTAGATCGTCATAGGCCCGTTTTAAATCGCTCTCTTCAAGCCGGATAACCGATGCAAACTGGTCAAGTGCTGACTTGAATTGCTCCTGGGCATCAGTTTGGGCATCTTTGGCAGCTTCAACCCGATCAACCAGTATATCCCGTTTGTGATAGCCGACGCTCTCCATCGTATCGTAATAGACACTGGAGCAGCCGGTGAGCAGAATCAGTAACAGAGCGATATACGGGCTGCGATATTGGTCAAACATTTGAACTTATCCTCTCGGAATCTGTTAGATTGGCAATTCTGCCACAGACTATACGATTGAAGCGATGCCACTTGTACTCATTTACAGGAATTTAAACAAATTTAATACTCTGCGCCAGGCCAGCCGCGATTAAATTGCAAATTATATAAGTCAATGATATATAAGCAAAATATACTGTTGGGGGCGTTGTTTATCCTGCTCTCTGAATTTATGTTTGCCTCTATGGGAGCTGTTGTAAAGCAATTGACACAGAGCCTGCCTAGCGAAATGGCTGTGTTCATGAGAAATCTCTTTGGAGTCGCGCTACTGCTGCCTCTGGTCTGGGGCAGTGGCTTTGTCAGCTTGAAAACCCAGGTGTTTCACCTTCATCTGCTGCGATCTGTCGCTGGCGTTTCCGCCATGTACTGCTTTTTTTATGCACTGGCCAATCTACCTCTGGCCGATGGCATGCTACTGAAGATGACGTCACCACTATTCATGCCGTTGATTGCCTGGTATTGGCTGAGTGAACCTATGTATCGCACTGTCCTGCTGGCGATTGGAATCGGCTTCGTCGGTGTCATTCTGGTTCTGAATCCAGGTGGAGAGTTCAATCAAATCGCCCTGATCGGACTTTTAGGGGGTGTTTTCGCCTCATTGGCCAAAGTCAGCCTGCGTAGATTGGGTAAAACCGAGCCCTCAGTCAGAGTGGTCTTCTACTTCGCACTGTTGAGTTCATTGATCTCCGCAATACCGATGGGCTGGAATTGGCAACAACCTACAGTCACTGAGTGGTGGTTATTTGCACTGCTGGGAGTGTTCGGCACATTAGGCCAACTGTTATTGACTCGTGGATATGCTATAGCGACAGCAGCCAGAGTAAGCCCATTCACCTATACATCTGTCCTGTTTGGAGCCGCCTATGGCTATCTGTTCTGGGGAGAAACCCTGAGTCTGCAGTTTATATTTGGCGCATTACTGATCGGATTGGCTGGAATTATCGCACTTAAGGGTGGCAGGGAAATCAATGAAAGATTGGCTAATGATGCGATAAGTAATTGAATAAAATAGAAAATAATAGATTATTTTTAGGTTTTGAATATACGTGCCTGGTGTCCGGTACACTGTTTCGGCTGAGATCTTGAGGGTTGCCTGGCGTTTTTTTAAGCTTATTCGCAGAAACAGGTTATTTCAGCGGAAATCCCATATACTGGGGTGATTCTCTCGTAAGCTGTGGTTATCATTCACAGCCAAATAACAATCAAATTAGCATTACTTTTAAGGATTGAATCGACCCATGTCGATGAATTGGTCACAACTCTTATCCCGCCAACGTCTTGGATCGAAAGATCAACCGACCAGTACAACATCCCGCACAGATTTTCAAAGGGATTTCGATCGTATTGTCTTCTCATCCGCCTTCAGGCGTATGCAGGACAAAACGCAGATCTTCCCCCTCTCTAAAATCGACTATGTCCGAACCCGCCTAACCCATAGTCTCGAATCATCAAGCGTTGGTCGTTCTCTGGGTACCTTGGTCGGGGAACAGATTATCGCCAGACACAAACTGAAAGGATACGAGGCATCGGATTTTGGGGATATCTGTGCCGCAGCCTGTCTGGCGCATGACATCGGTAATCCACCGTTCGGACATTCAGGTGAAGATGCAATTCGTCATTGGGCGGAAACCGCTGACTACGGCAGACAGCGCGTCGCGGTGCTCAATGGCAGTCAACGGGAGGATTTTCTGAATTTTGAAGGTAATGCTCAGGGTTTTCGGGTGATCACCAGATTGCAGAATCGTGACAACCCGGGGGGGCTGCAATTGACCTGTGCAACCCTGGCGGCATTCACCAAATACCCAAGAGAGTCCTGTATCGGTAAAGGACGTTTTGATGGGGTCAGTGCCAAAAAACCAGGGTTCACAGCAGAGGATCAGGAAAACTTCGAAACCGTAGCCAAGGCGGTCGGCTTGATCAGAAGGGACCCTGTGTTGTCTATCTGGCATCGTCACCCGCTCTCCTATTTGGTTGAAGCTGCCGATGACATCTGTTATCGGGTAATAGATATTGAGGATGGTTTTCGTCTCGGGCACCTCAGTTATCAGCAGGCGCTTGATCTCTACAGTGATATTTTGGCTGACTCTTCGATTCAAACATCCAGACTGAAACGTATTGGGGGCAACAAGGAGAAAGTTGAGTTTTTACGGGCGAAGGTCATCAGTAAAGCAATCAGTGAGATTCTAAGCTGTTTTCTGGACCATGAGCCGGCAATTCTCAAAGGTGAATTCGATGATCCATTGATGAGCTCTATTCCCCATCGCCAGGAGATGGATCGTTTGATTCAGGTTGCTGGGGAGAAAATCTATATCGCACCTGAGGTAATCGAGATAGAGACTGCTGGTTTTCAAGTCATCAGTGAACTGCTTGAACGGTTTATTCCAATAATCGATGATGTCGCCGAGCATGGCACCAACGCCACGCCTAGAAGTCAGATGATGATTCGGTTGATACCAGAACAGTTTATCGGAGATGACGCCATTCCGGTGCAGGATGACTATACCAGGTTGTTACGATTGACTGATTTTGTTTCAGGGATGACTGATTCTTATGCCGTCTCACTGTACAAAAAAGTGACCGGAATCTCCTTGCCCGGTTAAGCGTATTGGTTAATTCGTTGGCGTAGTATGGGGTATGGTAACTGAGACTTGAGTACCTTTGCCCAGTTGACTCTCAATCGTCAACTCTCCTCCATGGGCTTCAGTGATCACCCGGCATAAGTAGAGTCCCAGTCCATATCCCCCGGTGGATCTCTGGCGGGCCTTATCGACTCGATAGAATGGTTCAGTCAAGTGTGTCAGATGTTCTTCAGCAATGCCTGCTCCAAAGTCTGTGACTTGAAAATGCCAGCCATCATTGGTCAGATGACTATGGATCTCCACCTCTCCTCGCCGTAGGTTTGTATGGCGCTGTGCGTTGTCCAGCAGGTTTTTGATCAAAAGCTTGATACGTGCTATATCCAACAGGATTAGTCCGCCACTCTCATCAATGTGACTTTGCCACTGGCTTTCAGCAAAATGTTCCTTTGTAACCGAATCGATCAATTGCCGTGGATCAGCCAACTGAAGATCCAGTTTGGTATGATTGGACTCCAGTCGTTCGGTCTCCAACAGTTCGTTTAACTGTTGTTCCAGCAGTTTCAAGTCCTGGATGATACGTTCCCTAGGCTCACCATGGTCAATAAGCTCAGCATTGAGCCTTACCCTGGTTAGAGGGGATCTCAACTCATGGCTGATTGCGAGTAAAAGTTGGCGCTTTGCTTCCAGCATTCCCTGTATTTCATCAGCCATATTGTTGACGCTGTGCGCCAACTCTCCCAACTCATCCTTACGCTGAAGTTTGATGCGGTATTTCAGGTCTCCTGAACCGAAATTTGCCACACCCTGACGAATGGTCTCGATTGGCAGAAAAAGACGTCGAACAAAGAGATAGGTCAGTGCGATCAAAAGCAGTACGACAGCAATTGTGATAGAAGCAATCCATGGTATTTGAGAACTAGTGAACTTCTGTTTGGTAATATACAAGGCTGTGACATTACCTTCTTGCAGTCGCATTATGAAACGGCTGGCTTGATGACTAACCTCAACAATACGTCCGTTTGATAGTTGGTGTTGATGAAAATCCAGGCTCTGTTCATCGAGGATAACACCACTACTGGACCAGCGGTCTACAGGTGAATTAATCTGTATATCGATGCTGAGTCTTTCTGCCAATGCTGAAGCAGCAAGAATATCGGGTGGTGCTCCAATCTGTTGTTGCAGGTGATCGACATACTCGACCAGATGGGGTTCCGCCAGTCGCTTGAACTCATCACGTATACCATAGCGGAAGCCAGTGTTGAGCACGAAAATAATCAGAATACTGATTATAATAAAGAGTATTATCAAGCGGATACTGAGTCTATGCCGAAATTTCATTGTGTAGGTTCTACCATACGGTAACCGGAACCCCAAACTGTCTTGATATAGTCCAGTGGCTGGATTTTTTGTCGTAGACGGCTGACCAGTATGTCAACTGACCTGGTGTAAAGATCTGCTTCGACACCCTTAATCGCAGTTAAGATCTCATCTCGACTGAAGACTTGACCTGGATGTAAGACAAATAGCTCAAGCAGTAGATACTCCAGATGTGTCAGATTTAAGTTTCGGTTGTTAATCGAGGCACTTTGTTGCACTTGGTTTAGCTGAATGTCGCCGAGTTCCTGGATCTCTGAAGTGGTAGCGTGAGACAGACTGCGCTTGAGAATATTCTGAATTCTGGCAACCAGCTCTCTGGGCTCAAAGGGTTTAGACAGATAGTCATCAGCACCGATTTCAAGGCCGATAACACGATCCATCACTTCTCCTCTGGCTGTAAGCATGAGGATCGGGATATCACTGCTTTTTCTAATCTGACGACAGACCTCAAATCCATCCATTTCAGGAAGCATGATGTCAAGTACGATCAGGTCAGGTTTGGAAGTTCGGAGATAGTCGAAGCCATGGGATGGGGTGATTACGGATTTCAGGCTCAATCCGTAGCGGGAGAAATACTCGCTGAGAGGTGCTGCCAGCTCCTGGTCATCATCAATAAGCAGTATCTGAGGCATCAAGCGATCCTGGTATCTGAAAGGTTTAGCATAACTTAATTGGTAATGACCGCCCAAACACTCTCTATCCTAGGGCCTATTGGATTAGTGTTAACAGGCCCTAGTTCAAGACAGGTTGTCAGGAGTAATTATCAGCCGTATAGATGATCAAATCGCCCTACAAAGGCATAGAGCAGGGCGACTGAATCCGTGGTTATTGTCCTGACAAACTATTCCTGATTTAACTTTGTAGGGCTATTACAACCGGGTCCGCAATGCCGGTGAGCTTTATGGTGTAGAATCATGCTTTGTAATTTATCCCGTTGATGCTGTTCAAGATTGTCGCTAAAGTCAGCGAATGCATCGATGAAATCACTGCTGATACTGGCCAGTTGAGCCTGTTTTTGCATCAGCAGGGTATGAGCTCGTTCCCGGTCGAGGCTTGATTGATTAAGTAGGTCGGCTGCCTCGTTAGCGTACATCTCCCGGTCGCTACGTAAAGTTTCAGCCATTGAAATGATTTCTACGCGAAACTTGTCCAGGTGAACTCTCTGGTTATCGGAGAGTTCCAAATGTTTATCCAGTCTCTCTGCCATCCAGCCAATTCTTGCCTCTGAGTTACTACAAAAGCCCTTGTAGCGTGCAATTGCAACTCCACTGATCAGTAAAAGTACAAGCAAGCTGATGATGATAATTACTGTTTTACTCATGATAATCTCCAGATAGGTGTTATGAGTTACAGTCAATATTCTGGTTTAAGGCGTGTTAAAGATCCTATCTGAGATGTAACCCGATGTAACAAGTTGTAACGGAAGATTTAGTCTAGAGGGTGAAAAATTCGTATTTGTAATAGGAATAAAATTCTTAGTCTATAATAATATTTTATGATGAAAGGATTGTTGCCAGATGCAAAGAAACTGACCTGGTAGAATATTTAGCTAGTAAATGCTTAGGATTGAATCAATTAGCTGGCTATCTCAGGTGAAAAGTCGCTAGGGTGAGGTATAATTCACATCATGAGTATGCCTTTAACCTGTTTTTGCTGCTCATTTTTTAACTGGCAATCCATTGGATCAGGAATGCCGTCGTATCTGGAGCTTGCTGGTTGGCCCAGCCTACTGATCATGCAGGAAAAATTGTTGAGAATTGTTATCAGCAAGTGCTTGTGATTGGTTAGAGATACTTGGAGCAGATAGAGATGATCCATTTTGAGATTGCCAGGTTCAGT
This portion of the Candidatus Thiodiazotropha endoloripes genome encodes:
- a CDS encoding inorganic phosphate transporter encodes the protein MMQYFRGKSLSSYHPLYYLHHLIAVVFFVAIAFSSHLFFNGMGGHDLILMTAIICGYMALNIGANDAGNNIGPLVGSAVITLSGAVVLAAIFEFFGAFLAGSEVISTIKHGIVEQQQLGGAREIVLVMISALLASGLWLNIATATGTPVSTTHTIVGAVLGAGITIGGAAVVNWQALGTITISWILSPLLGSAIAALLLYLIKRNITYHTDMSRATERLVPVFVGLMAFTFTTYLLTKGLKSSWRTELDIALLCGLSVGLGIFLIIKPIIKQHVALLPNTKSAVNRHFNIPLLIAAGLLSFAHGSNDVANAIGPVIAIKEALVSDQSINHSALPTWVLLIGAIGIPLGIVLYGKRMIKTIGFEITEFDQIRAFCVVTSVTITVLFASLLGIPVSSTHTTVGAIFGIGFLRENLKKRYAVSMEILRRHATKQNQQEIDKFIHQFKESSFHEKGKLLKGLNESDIISKITEKDRKSLNKLHRKELVKRSTFIRILIAWVITLPVAGLLASLIYTLLNSTNLLTIG
- a CDS encoding response regulator transcription factor, which gives rise to MPQILLIDDDQELAAPLSEYFSRYGLSLKSVITPSHGFDYLRTSKPDLIVLDIMLPEMDGFEVCRQIRKSSDIPILMLTARGEVMDRVIGLEIGADDYLSKPFEPRELVARIQNILKRSLSHATTSEIQELGDIQLNQVQQSASINNRNLNLTHLEYLLLELFVLHPGQVFSRDEILTAIKGVEADLYTRSVDILVSRLRQKIQPLDYIKTVWGSGYRMVEPTQ
- a CDS encoding DMT family transporter; this translates as MIYKQNILLGALFILLSEFMFASMGAVVKQLTQSLPSEMAVFMRNLFGVALLLPLVWGSGFVSLKTQVFHLHLLRSVAGVSAMYCFFYALANLPLADGMLLKMTSPLFMPLIAWYWLSEPMYRTVLLAIGIGFVGVILVLNPGGEFNQIALIGLLGGVFASLAKVSLRRLGKTEPSVRVVFYFALLSSLISAIPMGWNWQQPTVTEWWLFALLGVFGTLGQLLLTRGYAIATAARVSPFTYTSVLFGAAYGYLFWGETLSLQFIFGALLIGLAGIIALKGGREINERLANDAISN
- a CDS encoding DUF2959 domain-containing protein, translating into MFDQYRSPYIALLLILLTGCSSVYYDTMESVGYHKRDILVDRVEAAKDAQTDAQEQFKSALDQFASVIRLEESDLKRAYDDLNHEFESSESAAQEVTDRIDKVESVAEDLFEEWQEELELYENQKLKAASKQQLSKTKSRYRSMLKSMRQAEKTMQPVLNNFRDNVLYLKHNLNAQAIGSLRGEFGNLKADITNLINRMNQSIKRSDEFIRDMQSAN
- a CDS encoding TonB-dependent receptor plug domain-containing protein, translating into MRDLLSLLDSQTELATKSRMNTDYIPGLASILYGDELLARGARTVWEALGLVPGISLGMEFTGEKQMLSRGVGHGYASGNVKILVDGVSLNSTLLGTANPALNIPIEQIERIEVIRGAGASVYGEYAYAGVVNILTKQASTGLHTHYEDDSHSGLGGYWYWHDSNNDLTASINISGLEGDGHDVEVEEDAWYHTGQRELSNAPGPTNEAKKYQGIFFNLKWQGWFASAKLLDDAYGDHFGINHFLPPADGRLASKQTYSSYRFGNQHKLTDKIHTEITFEILEHERDRDQLYIYPAGFITPYPIYLDSHYKERKYEIAADIYWQPNTQHEMFLTVKSTDTSIQEAGWEWPDLPFELSPNWIDTERERHIFTLIAQDQFRYSDAFTLTATLRYDDYSDLDNPTSPRLAGVWRVSPDNIIKLQYARSFRPPTFYELQNPGKGKVSLSAINSTEIAYIIKKNDWRSNFILFQSDLIDPIVFDEINFGGYINAENARLKGFEFEYQQRFGNNLKLDGNLSFVDAHFKDSGEDLPGGAEWLANLGIIWKPIENWSTSLQISYVGERSRANLDSRSSLSATTQYDLTIGHYGSIAGLKFLFGIKNLTDETVRYPQQLTTNFEGDAFLPYPDDYHRPGRRWWLSLNYDIQ
- a CDS encoding sensor histidine kinase, with product MLNTGFRYGIRDEFKRLAEPHLVEYVDHLQQQIGAPPDILAASALAERLSIDIQINSPVDRWSSSGVILDEQSLDFHQHQLSNGRIVEVSHQASRFIMRLQEGNVTALYITKQKFTSSQIPWIASITIAVVLLLIALTYLFVRRLFLPIETIRQGVANFGSGDLKYRIKLQRKDELGELAHSVNNMADEIQGMLEAKRQLLLAISHELRSPLTRVRLNAELIDHGEPRERIIQDLKLLEQQLNELLETERLESNHTKLDLQLADPRQLIDSVTKEHFAESQWQSHIDESGGLILLDIARIKLLIKNLLDNAQRHTNLRRGEVEIHSHLTNDGWHFQVTDFGAGIAEEHLTHLTEPFYRVDKARQRSTGGYGLGLYLCRVITEAHGGELTIESQLGKGTQVSVTIPHTTPTN
- a CDS encoding deoxyguanosinetriphosphate triphosphohydrolase; translation: MSMNWSQLLSRQRLGSKDQPTSTTSRTDFQRDFDRIVFSSAFRRMQDKTQIFPLSKIDYVRTRLTHSLESSSVGRSLGTLVGEQIIARHKLKGYEASDFGDICAAACLAHDIGNPPFGHSGEDAIRHWAETADYGRQRVAVLNGSQREDFLNFEGNAQGFRVITRLQNRDNPGGLQLTCATLAAFTKYPRESCIGKGRFDGVSAKKPGFTAEDQENFETVAKAVGLIRRDPVLSIWHRHPLSYLVEAADDICYRVIDIEDGFRLGHLSYQQALDLYSDILADSSIQTSRLKRIGGNKEKVEFLRAKVISKAISEILSCFLDHEPAILKGEFDDPLMSSIPHRQEMDRLIQVAGEKIYIAPEVIEIETAGFQVISELLERFIPIIDDVAEHGTNATPRSQMMIRLIPEQFIGDDAIPVQDDYTRLLRLTDFVSGMTDSYAVSLYKKVTGISLPG